A part of Aegilops tauschii subsp. strangulata cultivar AL8/78 chromosome 2, Aet v6.0, whole genome shotgun sequence genomic DNA contains:
- the LOC109778006 gene encoding B3 domain-containing protein Os06g0194400-like: MAEPNSCEEQCRRQVEENKRKLEELRLHRLSVAVREAAVKPKPTKLPRRCRDAPTRLSGRVAGLPEQPDYRDRKIRGGAYVDRRQLPPDDVYATDEASAYALTKAEELKSQLCFDHPSFVKPICYKTATASCLRIPQLFKEWYLPWCNEMIYLVDEQDVEFHLPYYALSGSIGTGWKMFAISHNLADGDCLVFQQVQKTKFKVYIIRASSYYEKDHC, encoded by the exons ATGGCTGAACCCAACTCGTGTGAGGAGCAGTGCAGGAGGCAGGTGGAGGAGAACAAGCGGAAGCTGGAGGAGCTGCGCTTGCACCGCCTCTCCGTCGCCGTGCGCGAGGCCGCCGTCAAGCCGAAGCCG ACCAAGCTACCGAGGCGGTGTCGCGATGCCCCGACTCGGCTGTCCGGAAGGGTCGCCGGTCTGCCCGAGCAACCCGATTACCGCGACAGAAAAATCAG GGGAGGGGCATATGTCGATAGAAGGCAATTGCCACCTGATGATGTGTACGCCACCGACGAAGCGAGCGCCTACGCCCTCACCAAGGCTGAAGAGCTCAAGAGCCAGCTGTGCTTCGACCACCCCTCCTTCGTCAAGCCCATTTGCTATAAAACTGCCACAGCTAGCTGCCTG CGCATACCTCAGCTATTCAAAGAGTGGTATCTCCCGTGGTGTAATGAGATGATTTATCTGGTGGATGAACAAGATGTTGAGTTTCATTTGCCTTACTATGCGCTAAGTGGTTCCATCGGCACTGGGTGGAAAATGTTTGCCATCAGCCACAACCTAGCTGATGGTGATTGCTTGGTGTTCCAGCAAGTTCAGAAAACTAAGTTCAAG GTCTACATAATTAGAGCAAGTTCCTACTACGAAAAGGACCACTGTTGA
- the LOC109778007 gene encoding putative pentatricopeptide repeat-containing protein At3g23330, which yields MQPRPLAAAAVAATAPFPPSWAHQVRGAATQGDFHHAIALFLRMRAADAPAAPRSAVPASLPAALKCCSALGLPALGASLHALALRSGAFADRFTANALLNLYCKLPAAPCRSPGTEDAAGESLESMRKVFDEMTEKDPVSWNTLVFGYAEKGRHQEALVVLREMWIDGCKPNSFTLSSVLPIFAKCSDVRRGMEVHGFATRNGFVDDVFVGSSLIDMYANCTRTDYLVKVFDSLPCRDAILWNSMLAGCAQNGSVEEALRIFRRMLHSGVRPLPRTFSSLLPACGNVASLLLGKQLHAYVIFGGFDGNMFISSSLIDMYCKCGNVSIARHIFDRMQSPDTVSWTAMIMGHALHGPAREALLLFDRMELGNVKPNHITFIAVLTACSHAGLVDEGRKYFNRMSDHYGIVPSLEHYGALADILGRAGELEEAYNFISKMQIKPTASVWSTLLRACKVNKNTVLAEKVAKKIFELEPRSMGSHVILSNTYSCSGRWNEAAHLRLSMRKKGMKKEPACSWIELKNKRHVFVAHDKSHPWYERIIGALNVFSEQMARQGYVPNTEDVFQDLEEEQKSGVLCGHSEKLAMVFGILNTPPGTTVRVMKNLRICVDCHTVTKFISKIAEREIVMRDANRFHHFKDGNCSCGDFW from the coding sequence ATGCAGCCGCGgcccctggcggcggcggcggtggccgcCACCGCGCCTTTCCCGCCGTCATGGGCGCACCAGGTCCGCGGCGCGGCGACCCAGGGGGACTTCCACCACGCCATCGCCCTCTTCCTCCGGATGCGCGCCGCCGACGCCCCCGCCGCGCCCCGCTCCGCCGTCCCGGCGTCCCTCCCGGCCGCGCTCAAGTGCTGCTCCGCCCTCGGCCTCCCCGCCCTCGGCGCGTCCCTCCACGCGCTCGCGCTCCGCTCCGGCGCCTTCGCCGACCGCTTCACCGCCAACGCGCTCCTCAACCTCTACTGCAAGCTCCCTGCGGCGCCGTGCCGCTCCCCCGGGACGGAAGACGCGGCAGGGGAGTCGTTGGAGAGCATGCGgaaggtgttcgacgaaatgaccGAGAAGGACCCCGTGTCCTGGAACACGCTGGTGTTCGGGTATGCGGAGAAGGGGAGGCACCAAGAGGCTCTGGTAGTGCTCAGGGAGATGTGGATAGATGGGTGCAAGCCAAACTCGTTTACCTTGTCGAGTGTGCTGCCGATCTTCGCCAAGTGCTCCGACGTCAGGAGGGGAATGGAAGTCCATGGCTTTGCAACCAGGAACGGTTTTGTTGATGATGTGTTCGTTGGCAGCAGCTTGATCGATATGTATGCGAACTGCACTCGAACGGATTACTTGGTCAAGGTGTTCGACAGTCTCCCGTGCCGCGATGCTATCCTGTGGAACTCAATGCTTGCGGGGTGTGCACAGAATGGGTCTGTGGAGGAGGCTCTTCGAATATTTCGCCGGATGCTGCATTCTGGAGTTAGACCTCTGCCTCGTACTTTCTCGAGCCTCTTACCTGCCTGTGGAAATGTTGCTTCGCTGCTTCTCGGCAAGCAGCTGCATGCGTACGTCATCTTTGGAGGGTTTGACGGTAATATGTTCATATCTAGCTCCCTGATTGACATGTATTGCAAATGTGGAAACGTGAGCATAGCTCGTCACATCTTTGATCGAATGCAGTCACCTGATACTGTATCCTGGACTGCGATGATCATGGGACATGCTTTACATGGTCCAGCAAGAGAGGCTCTGTTGTTGTTTGACAGGATGGAGTTGGGAAATGTGAAGCCTAATCATATCACGTTTATAGCCGTTTTAACTGCGTGCAGTCATGCTGGATTGGTGGACGAGGGCCGGAAGTATTTCAACAGAATGTCGGACCATTACGGCATTGTTCCCTCTCTTGAGCATTATGGAGCACTTGCAGATATTCTTGGCCGTGCAGGGGAGTTGGAAGAAGCCTACAATTTCATCTCTAAGATGCAAATAAAACCAACCGCAAGTGTCTGGTCCACGTTGTTAAGGGCTTGCAAGGTCAACAAAAATACCGTGTTAGCTGAAAAAGTTGCCAAGAAAATCTTTGAGCTTGAACCTAGGAGCATGGGATCTCATGTAATTTTATCAAATACGTATTCCTGTTCCGGGAGATGGAATGAAGCAGCACACCTGCGGCTATCTATGAGAAAGAAGGGCATGAAGAAGGAACCAGCTTGCAGTTGGATTGAATTGAAGAACAAACGGCATGTTTTTGTAGCTCATGATAAGTCTCATCCTTGGTATGAAAGGATTATTGGTGCACTTAATGTTTTCTCAGAGCAGATGGCACGTCAAGGTTATGTTCCCAATACAGAGGATGTTTTCCAGGATCTtgaagaagagcagaagagcggTGTGTTATGTGGTCACAGTGAAAAACTTGCTATGGTATTTGGTATTTTAAATACACCTCCTGGAACAACAGTTCGTGTGATGAAAAATCTTCGAATTTGTGTTGACTGCCACACGGTAACAAAATTTATTTCAAAGATAGCTGAGAGAGAGATTGTTATGCGTGATGCAAACCGTTTCCACCATTTTAAGGATGGAAATTGTTCTTGCGGTGACTTTTGGTGA
- the LOC109750423 gene encoding uncharacterized protein gives MRTKASRRRGAKRRLAALLSRVARSILPCVTVDDDPGAAKASIPQVPPGDYSRQQIVEVEAGQWSDLPGDLLGAVYGRVPTALDRVRLAAVCKSWRAVVTSRRHQAPGALPWLLFPPRDDDMGTERLLRLVGSHDGGWVAAFEEGRRLLAVVSLFSRLELTLSDKQRRLVCTHINRPLRIRKLVFSEAPTSTGCILAAITKRWCVALCRVGCPDGGWAMAPCSHAERVSDVAFCNGELYGLAAYGTEGLIRYEIDVDSDGTPVVTAAHRLAIEKRDGAGFVDDLVAYVSYLFELRGKPAMAVKARWSRNHEPSFGVFELVSTSTDDVYKWAEVTSLGDYALFVGPMTSCKVAHVSVARRGGVQANHIYHLNYRFVFIDDHLGGGATCMDDNGGRALYSGEERQKIVSVGYYVVDPTTAIWLLPPNI, from the exons ATGCGCACGAAAGCCAGCAGACGACGAGGTGCCAAACGACGCCTCGCTGCCTTGCTGTCGCGTGTCGCGCGATCTATTCTGCCGTGCGTGACCGTGGACGATGATCCTGGGGCTGCAAAAGCCAGCATCCCGCAGGTGCCTCCCGGAGACTACAGCCGGCAGCAGATCGTGGAGGTGGAGGCGGGTCAGTGGTCTGATCTACCTGGAGATCTTCTCGGCGCGGTCTACGGCAGGGTCCCCACCGCGCTCGACCGCGTCCGCCTCGCCGCCGTCTGCAAGTCCTGGCGCGCCGTGGTGACATCACGGCGGCACCAGGCACCGGGCGCTCTCCCGTGGCTTCTCTTCCCGCCGCGGGACGACGACATGGGGACGGAGCGCCTCCT GCGGCTCGTCGGCTCCCACGACGGCGGCTGGGTCGCCGCGTTCGAAGAGGGGCGCCGCCTGCTCGCCGTAGTGAGCCTCTTCTCCCGCCTCGAGTTGACGCTCTCCGATAAGCAGAGGCGGCTCGTGTGCACGCATATCAACCGTCCGTTGcgcatccggaaactcgtgttcTCAGAGGCCCCTACGTCAACCGGTTGCATTCTTGCCGCCATCACCAAACGTTGGTGTGTCGCGCTTTGCAGGGTTGGTTGCCCGGATGGAGGGTGGGCGATGGCACCATGCAGCCACGCGGAGCGCGTGTCGGACGTTGCCTTTTGCAACGGCGAGCTCTACGGTCTTGCCGCCTATGGCACGGAGGGACTAATCAGGTATGAAATCGATGTGGACAGCGACGGTACGCCGGTGGTCACCGCCGCGCACCGGTTGGCCATTGAAAAGCGTGATGGCGCCGGCTTTGTGGACGACCTAGTGGCGTACGTGAGCTACCTCTTTGAGCTGCGTGGTAAGCCGGCCATGGCGGTGAAGGCCCGGTGGTCACGCAACCACGAGCCATCCTTCGGGGTATTCGAGCTCGTCAGCACCAGCACCGACGATGTCTACAAATGGGCGGAGGTGACGAGCTTGGGCGATTACGCTTTGTTTGTGGGGCCGATGACTTCATGTAAGGTGGCCCACGTATCGGTGGCCAGGCGCGGCGGGGTGCAGGCAAACCACATCTACCACCTCAACTATCGCTTCGTCTTCATAGACGACCATCTCGGTGGCGGCGCGACATGCATGGACGACAATGGTGGCCGTGCACTGTACAGCGGTGAAGAGAGGCAGAAGATCGTGTCTGTGGGATACTACGTGGTTGACCCTACAACCGCCATCTGGCTTCTTCCTCCAAATATCTAG